One stretch of Zhihengliuella flava DNA includes these proteins:
- a CDS encoding TetR/AcrR family transcriptional regulator, producing the protein MPKIVDHDARREEIARAACRVVARRGLDGLTLRDVAAEIGFANGALKPYFPTKAALSEAAFRYVFGQTERRVAERTRSLRGIEALRVFAVEVLPLDEVRLDEARVVLPFWQLAIHDPAQAAVNDRSMDDWRTSMTRWLEEAVADGDVPDSAPLEPAVESLLNFMLGAQVTAVLDPGYNGPRQLREQLEFHLQNLMR; encoded by the coding sequence ATGCCGAAGATTGTGGATCACGACGCGCGCCGCGAGGAGATTGCGCGCGCCGCCTGCCGCGTCGTCGCCCGGCGCGGCCTGGATGGCCTGACGCTGCGGGACGTAGCGGCGGAAATCGGCTTCGCCAACGGGGCGCTCAAGCCGTATTTCCCGACGAAGGCTGCGCTGTCGGAGGCCGCCTTTCGGTACGTCTTCGGGCAGACGGAGCGGCGCGTCGCGGAGCGGACGCGCTCCCTGCGCGGGATTGAAGCGTTGCGGGTCTTCGCCGTCGAGGTGCTGCCGTTGGATGAGGTGAGGCTCGACGAGGCGCGCGTGGTCCTGCCGTTCTGGCAGCTGGCCATCCACGATCCGGCCCAGGCGGCGGTCAATGATCGCTCCATGGACGATTGGCGCACCTCGATGACGCGGTGGCTGGAGGAGGCCGTGGCGGACGGGGACGTCCCAGACTCGGCCCCGCTCGAGCCGGCCGTCGAGTCCCTGCTGAACTTCATGCTGGGCGCTCAGGTCACGGCCGTCTTGGACCCCGGGTACAACGGCCCACGTCAGTTGCGGGAGCAGCTCGAATTCCACCTG